From Rutidosis leptorrhynchoides isolate AG116_Rl617_1_P2 chromosome 3, CSIRO_AGI_Rlap_v1, whole genome shotgun sequence, a single genomic window includes:
- the LOC139901065 gene encoding uncharacterized protein: MIPITVAWPFCKWAIDIFGPITACSRGIKFLVVAIDYFTKWVEAKALGIRARLDLYGNEWVDELPSVLWAHRTTHKNSTGETPFSLVYGTQAIIPAEILVPTKRVQSFDESSNGEGLRANLYMLVERREIAAIREAMNKQKIYKYYDKRVKPLSFKVREYVWRNNETSQAKDTGRLGPN; this comes from the exons ATGATACCAATAACGGTGGCTTGGCCATTCTGCAAGTGGGCCATCGACATTTTCGGCCCTATTACCGCGTGCTCAA GGGGAATCAAAttcttggtggtagcaattgaTTACTTCACTAAATGGGTGGAGGCGAAGGCATTG GGGATAAGGGCACGCTTGGACTTATATGGAAATGAATGGGTCGATGAACTCCCAAGTGTATTGTGGGCGCATCGAACTACGCATAAGAATAGCACAGGTGAAACTCCTTTCAGCTTAGTTTATGGGACTCAAGCTATTATCCCTGCAGAAATACTGGTACCCACGAAGAGAGTTCAAAGCTTTGATGAGTCAAGTAATGGTGAAGGCTTGCGCGCTAACCTATACATGCTAGTGGAGCGCAGAGAAATTGCAGCTATACGAGAAGCCATGAACAAGCAGAAAATCTACAAGTATTATGATAAGCGCGTCAAGCCATTGTCATTCAAAGTGAGAGAGTATGTGTGGCGCAATAATGAAACAAGCCAAGCGAAGGATACTGGAAGGCTTGGGCCCAACTGA